DNA sequence from the Terriglobia bacterium genome:
TTCGCCAAACGCCGGTCCAGGCGCTCAAATACCGTGTGGGGTCTCTCGCCGGAAGCGTTATCGATAGTCTCCGCGAACGGATCGGCGGCAGGCCAACCGGTCTCCGCGCGGTTGTTCGCTTCATACGCGGTCTGCGCGGGAACATAGACGCTGAACATCACAAATAGCAATAATCGAGAGATTGTACCGTGCAGGGCCATCCTGATCCTCCAATCCTCACGACTCCCTGCACCTCTTGCCTGACTCGCGTGCAATCCAATCGCCACGGGCGTCGGAATAAACGCGGTTCAACCCAAGGCGAATAGAAAATCAAACGCCGCCGAGCGTGTACCTGGAACGTCTTCGTTCCGCGCAGCACACCTCTCGACGGCGTGTGGATTGGAAAAGCTAACGCGAGCGCGCTGTTACCAGCGGATGCCGAATGTCACAGGAAGGATGTCGGCATGTCTGTCGTTGCCTAGGAACATGCGATGATAGCGAGCTTCCGCGTAGAATTTGGCGTGCCATTTGGTGCCGAACGAAATTCCCATGCCGCCGTTGACGCCGGGCTTGTTGACCGAATACGACGTGAGTACCTGAGTGGCCGGGACGGCCACCGGATAGAATCCGAAGTACGGATCAAAGCCGGTGAAAAACTGCGTGGTGGGCTGCGTGAATTCCTGCCGCCGATGATACAATCCGCCGCCGCCGATGAAGTAGACATCGACGGGTCCGCGCGGGTTGGTGTGAACCACCGGATCCAGCGTCACCGACCACATACTGACATCGCCACCTGGAAACCCGAGGGCGTCCAGTTCAGCTCTGTTGATATCGAGCTGATTAAAGTTGAATTGCCCCATCAATCCGATATACGGATTGAAGTTGAATCCCAGACCGCCATCGAAATCCCAGCCCGTGTTCAACCGCCGCCCGGAGCCGCCGACTCCCTGAGTGAATCCGCCACCTATGTTAAAGGCGACTCGAGGAGTTTCCTGCGCGCTCAATACACCGACCATCAAAAGACCCAGACCCGAAGCGAGTGTAATACTCTTCATACTGCCTCCTGACTGGTAGATCTTTCCAGCGCCGCGGAGTTTCCCGCGATGAGGAAAGAAACTGAACCCACGGCAATTTGACGATAAAATGTTTTTCTTTTCCTGGCCCCACCGCAGGGCTGTGCAGATTCTGCCCGTGACGGCAAGGCCTGCTCCGCGGTATCTGGCAATGACCCGCGGCACTCGTAAGAATTGCGGGTTGGTCCGGTGAGCAATGGACCTCTAATCGGCAAGTTGCTGCGTCTGGACGACTTGGATCTCGGCATCCGGGTTGCATGCGATGAGGTGCGTCCTGAGGGCGCTCGATAGGAGAAAAAGTATGAAACATTTTCCCTTGTTTCAAATGGGAGCGCTGGCCGCAGCTATAGTCTGCTTGGCGCCTCTTACCACCAAAGCGGATGATTACGACAAAAAAACAATCGTGACTTTCGACCAGCCGACCGAAGTTCCCGGTATCGTGCTGCAGCCCGGCAAGTACGTTATCAAGTTGCTGAATTCCGCTTCCAACCGGCACATCGCCGAAGTGATGAATGAACGCATGGATCACTTGTATGCGCTTACGTTCACCGTCGCCGCCGAGCGTGTCGGACCGTTGACCGACAAACAGAATGACCGGATCTTGTCGTTCTATGAAGGCAAAAACGGTGAACCGCGGGCCGTACGACGGTGGTTCTGGCCGGGAGATACGATCGGGCAGGAATT
Encoded proteins:
- a CDS encoding outer membrane beta-barrel protein, which produces MKSITLASGLGLLMVGVLSAQETPRVAFNIGGGFTQGVGGSGRRLNTGWDFDGGLGFNFNPYIGLMGQFNFNQLDINRAELDALGFPGGDVSMWSVTLDPVVHTNPRGPVDVYFIGGGGLYHRRQEFTQPTTQFFTGFDPYFGFYPVAVPATQVLTSYSVNKPGVNGGMGISFGTKWHAKFYAEARYHRMFLGNDRHADILPVTFGIRW